One Glycine soja cultivar W05 chromosome 7, ASM419377v2, whole genome shotgun sequence genomic window, AAATTTGCAGGAGCGTTTTAGATGTGCAACAAATATGAAGTAAATTTACACATTCAAAGCTAGATAGAACCAACACTTTACATAATAGGTTATACATGTCATTGGCAATGCTAATTTTACTGTTTAAAGTGTGTTGAACTGATCACTGAATGCATTTCAAAAATAATCTCTTTAATCTCCCCTATACAAGAATACAGAAATATTTCTTTGTTGTAATTTGGTTTCTTCTAGAACTACTAAAATTTGGAGTTATACACCTTTGTGTTTGTGGTTTTATTCTACACACTTTTgtcattcattttttatcaaatgaatGTGGAATAGTGATCATGCAACCAAACCGAAATATATATTACCGTGAAAGTAGGGTTGTGATAGTCATCCTTATGCAGTGTCTGCAGCGTCCTAAACAGAGGATGGTGGGGAGTATCATATCGCCCATCACACAAATCAAGTCCGCCAACAAATGCTACTATTTTTCTTTGGTTATTTCCGGCATCAGCATCCACAATTACAGTTTTCTGATGATGTGTATATATTGTTCCAACTTCCTGATAAATGGAAGAAGAAATTAATGTGGAACTCTAGAACTGAAATTGTAGAACTATGCAAAAACATATTTAGAGATCCAACGTAAAAATGAAGATAAAGTACCACCTACTAAAACCGAACCTTGCCATAAATGCTGAATTTTTATGAGAAAAAGTTCGGCAAACTACCAAATGGGATCAACCTATCAGTAGTAATATGTGCTACATAAAGTATGCTGAACTGGGCAAAGGAGAACATCATTTAAATTCTTATAATGCAATGAATCAAGGGagacaataaataaaagtatttcgATGTGAGTAGAATGATTGTCAagccaaaccttttgttttgccCAGCTATGACGTTTTGCAGCAATGCGAGGACAAAGCAGCACGTGCACAGAAGAGTGCTTGAAAAATCGTCTAGTTTCCTCATCATGAGTTGCCATCACACCATCCTTCAAAAGAAATAGAATGACATACTTAAGATAACCACATACAGCAAAAATGTCCACATGCAGACAATTGCCAATCAAGTcctatagtgtgtttggatctCCATTGGTAAAGCTCAAATTGACATTCAAGATAATCCAACACATTCTTTCCTGTTCAACTGACTTGGAATGAGTGTAAACAATAAACCAAACACACACCTAATCCTCCCCAAAACAGAAATGCAGTAATAGGTAACACCAAAAAATTGCTTTACTAACCACTTTGTAACCTAGAATGCTTCTTGATGtagggtcatcccaaataaggAGAAGCACTCTTACTCCCTCCGATGACTTAGACCTCAGAATATCACCCAGGGTGAACTTTGATGGATTTCCAGGATCCCTTACCAGCCTAACTTTGTGCCACACCGACCACCCCGTAATGTAAATCAAACGCTTAGCTCGATTTATGGCGTCAAAGATGTCAAGCCAACACTTTCCATGAGCATAATACACACCATTATCAAGCACAACATTAGGGAGGCAACCATCTGGAACATGAGCATCTTGGTATAGAGTAACTGTTCCACCTTTCCTCAATGGAAAATATGTGCCAGGAACCCCAATGTAGTCAGGACCAGCTCCAACTCCTTGGTAATACATGATAAGTGTATGCATTGGAATGTACTGAATGGATACCATCAAAACAGCACCTGGCTTACAAGGCTTACCATTGCTGTTCAGGATAGGGTAGGTCCCTTGTACCTTTTGCCCTGAGTATATTTTTTCCACAGGAATTGCCACAACGCCAATGAGCTGTGAACCCACCACATCACTGTCCTTCACAACAAAATGAACTTCAGCAGCATGGTGTGCAACAGGAACATAGAAATGTTGCTCCCACACAGGATTCTCACTATTGCTAATCACAAAAGTCCTACCAATTACAGCATTTGACACAGAAATTGTCACATAAGGATCACTAGTAATCTTCCGGCTTACCGTTCCTTCAATCTTGTTGCTCGCAACAGTACCGGGGAATCTACCAATCATGTCCTCCAACGTCTTGTGGAACATGTCCATGTTTGGAAGGTTTTTGGCTCCATGAACCCAAATATCTAAATTCCCATGGAGGAGCAAAACCCTCAGAGATCCTTTGTGCTGAGCCGGCACAATCTGCAAACTCTCACTATTCACTGAGTCATCATTATTATCTGAGAGCCTAGAAGGATCCCCCTGATCCAAACTTGAGGAGGAGTAGCTAGAATAACCATAAAACTCATCCCTCCTATCAAGATATAGAATTGGTGGGGAATGTGTCAAGGGAGGTGCACTTGGGAGGTTATTATTATCTGACAACCTATCATTGCTCATGAGATCATCCAAAGTAGGGTAAGCAGCAGAGTGAGGAGGGTTATAACTATCACTAGCGTGAGAGTGAGACACTCCACCTCCTGTTGTGACACTCCATTCTGGAGGGACTCGGTGAGGGTAAGGATAAGTGTGAGGTGGCTGAGGCATAGGATAGTCAAAGGAGCCATGTGATGAGGTagatggaggaggaggaggaggaggaggaggagggtaTGAGGAATAGTTTATGGGGCTAGAATAAGGGGATGAGGAgtgtggtggtggaggaggtggGGGGTATGGGTAGTTTGAGTTGTTATTATGAGGAGGGTTTGTTGGATGTGgatatggatatggatatggatatggTGGTTGAGCATATGGATCATGAGGAGGGTATGAATAAGGGTTGGGATACCCATATGGATGTTGTGAAGAACCATAATTGTCCATTGAtcaaagcaacaacaacaactcagAATTGAATTGGATTATTTATCAGTTGAACTTCAAGATTTGATCTTTCATGCAAAAGGGCCACACCCCAGATGGAATTGACACAAAGGGTATTGATAGCACACGGCAGAATGAAACATAGAGGAAAAATAAATGTGCTGAATTGAAACTAATCGCGTGAAAATTTGATGGAAAACTTTGGAGATTGATGATGGTAATAATACCAATAAAAAGAAGGAACTTGTATGAAAGAGAAGAAATTTGCGAGGTAAGAGAGGGAAAGGTTTATGATTTGGAAGGTTCAACGAAGAAGAAGTTGAAGATGCATTGCAATTGCAGCTCGTGAGAATGGATCTATCGCTTTTTCTCTTTTACACATAGCAGGTCAGCTTGGTCCCACACACTGGCAACTTGAAACAAGGCGTCTTTTCATGTattaactgaaaaaaaaattagtatcttgaaaataaaataaaaatctattttttaagaggggaaaatataaaatatatctaattctttctttatttgaaaaatatattatacttcTAATTTATAAGATTCATTTACCAATGATAATATCTCgttttattcattttgtttttggtgaATATGTTTTATTGATCCTAAAAGTGTTTagctaataaaaaatgattgaattatTGGTCTGCTTTTTTGCTACAATTTATTAGTCAATTTGAATTTAGCTATTAAATGTTTAAATTgagcttaaaaaaattaattttgacatttttcaataaaaaatagaccttaaaatatataatttagattaatttaaatacatactttaatcattgataattatttaaattaattttgtcaaaattaattctatcaAAATTTAAACCAAACGAATTCTAAGTCTAAGAACatttattatatgtaataataaatttaattgtaagcttaaatataggtaaattagatttaacattttataaattgacataaaaaaaaaatataattatgggTATGTATATAATGATGATGAAAAGAttacttttaaataaaactaaatgtaTTTAACGAATTATaataatctaattaaatttaaaagttcttctatatttattttacttaatatatattttcatataaaatgttaatttaatagtatattaaaaatattctaagaaacatttaataaaaaaattaaaaataaatttagtaaatcaaattaaatttcatacttAATACTTTTAAATAGAAATGACAATATCTATATATGTATACACATATTTGCATACTTATGACGCATATGGTAATGTATaaggttaataataataaatgaaagtattaattaaaataattgctataaatataataacaatttattcttaaataatttaaatataatattaaaagtatACACACccgtaaatattttaaaaaataaatataattttagtttgtccaaactcaattaattaataaataaataaaattataaagataatcgattattaaaattaatattataatcacttaaaaaaatttaattaaaatttattatttttcactctgatagtaaatattattagaaattaaaaattaaaaaaaaaatatttttcacagcAAATGATATATATGGGCGCGTACGCCGAACGAGATGATAATAATGATCTATTCCACTTATAGTAATCTGGATCCATTTATCTCACTACTTTTGAAAAAGTTAGGATTAAAATGACATATTAGCACGCCATACCACACGGTTgctaagagagagaaaataaattattaaatagaatACAAATAAAAGAGTACAGCATTTGAGTTTGAGTTTGAGTTTGATTGCCACTTTTGTTTTACATGGAAAAGAGAATAgaaaaagttggaagttggaactacaaaaaatatcttattctcTGTGAGTATTTGTTAAATGTTGGTTGGGGTATGAGTCAAAGCTCAAAACATTTTTCTAAGGCTCTCAAGTCTTAATAACGGAAAATAACGCCCTAGTACggcatacatacatacatacattctGCATAGTTTATTTATGCAGATTGCATTGCTAATTGGCCCTCCACAATATGATAAATACTCCCCGCCTTGTTACCATTGTCAAACAAGGCAACCAATTCAATTGGATTCTTCTATGAGGTGTTTCATTCCAATCAACTGAGACTAAAATGAatcttattatataattatataatattgtatAAATGTTGCCACATTTGAGATTggcaaataaaaaatgtatattaatatttttaaggtttaaaaatattttttttttatttttatcatttatatttatttgggtcttgaaaatatttcttttaaaaatattcttgattttttagaaaaatctatTTTTGTACTTGAACTTTCCATCAaacttaattttcatttctataatttctatattttcaaaTCAATGAATTTAgtcttcaaaattttaaaaatatgtaaatttaattCATCTTCTAACTTTGTGgttataaaaattatcaataaatgttaaatttaaatataagaaaatactaaatttttatatattttaaaaattaaagaattaaactcattaatttaaaaatataagaactgaaataaaaaacttaaaggactaaaagttattttttttatttttttttgtcgttGATTTGTACTTTTATACATTGCTGACATGATTAACGATTAGTAGTGATGTGAGTAAAGACTATAATATAATAGTTCATATGATATTCAAGCGTTAAACCTAACCCTATATTAGTTCAACCACACGGTTAGTGGTGTTTACAACATTAAATGATATTCAAGCATAAAGATAATGATTTGTTAACAATCTTTGGGACGATTAGgaaggaaataaaagaaaaagagaaattgaTGAATATAATGGGTGATGTGATAATgggaaaagaaataagaaaaatataagttgAGTATAAAAGTTAGATTTCGAAAAATTTAGGAttataataaacattaaaagaaaatatttattaatatcttaattaattaaaatcatattatttttttaaaagataataataacacCTTTTTTCAGAggaatactaataataataataataataataataacacctTAATGGTATAAATTATGTTGTAtgttttttctctgtttttaaaaggatttaattaaaatgcactGTGGTATTTGACATGTCATAAGCACTTAGTGCTTCTGTTATGATAGTTATAGTTACACTCATCAATATCTATGTAAGGACTATTGCGTTATGATTTTGGCGAAGTTCCATCAAACCCAATCTTGTTAATTTGTTCCAGTTCGACCCCTATGGACCCAAACCTTAATTAAGTCCATAAGCTTTCAGGAACACCAATACCTTGTCTTTACATCCTATAGAAGACTCAGGACGCCTATTATATCTCACTCATAGCAAACCTCATGCATATTTGTTATGCAGTTAACTAAATTAGTTCCTTGAGGCAACCACTGATGCACATCAATCATACAACCATACACATCTTCAAGTTTATCAAAAGTGTACCTGGTAGAGGACTCTTCTTTCCTTCTAGCTAGCTCAAGTCTATCTCATCATATAATATAAACAACTAGTGATACTCAATAGAGTgcaactttcttcttcttcagtgaAAGGAACGGTTCCTTAAAATGTTGGAGATTAATGTGGTGTAACCGAGATTCTATTgtaatcttttcttttgtacCTCTGGTACCagttataaaatttgtttgcctataaaaaaaatgaggaatCTGTCCTTATTAAGAACcccttatcaattttttttaatgttttttgagAAGATGCTCAAGCAACTGACAATGATATGCTAATGTCACATTTATAAGGATAAGTAGGCAACTAACATGTCTTGTTACATGTTATTGTTAATTTGGTGGTCAGATAATAAAAGGGTTTGCTTATTATTATAGTTATAACACTTAGTTTTTGGATTAATAATTGCATGAATTTCCAAAAGTCAACTAATCTGTTTTGTTATTTAGAAGGGAAAATTTCACTTATTTCAATTTAGTCCCTTGAAAAACATTTTCCCTTCATCATTGTCACGTTTAAGCTTCATACACTTGTATTCAACAAAATCATTATTAACGTAAATTGGTTGACAGtaaaaaaatcaagtaaaatTTTGTAACTTCCAATGgtgtcaatatttatttttcttaaggcatcaagcgatatgtcatCATTTATTGTGACGACTTGAGGACCACTAGGACATTCAAACAATATTCCTTCAATGGTGAAATTATGTCACCATCTGAGTATATAAGAGCAAATACACTCTCCACGTTTTAAACAATATGGTAAATATTAAACAAAGGTATGGCGTTGCGTCAAATCCCTACTCCTCTTTATATTAAATGACTTATTATTCTCTTGTGACTCATATCATATCGACAATAAATAGATCTTGAAAGAAGTGGTGTTCAATAAATACGTTTAAGAAAAAAGTAGtctcaatcaataaaaaagcaATAAATGTAACGTTGtaatgttcaataaaaaaacacatttaagtTTCAAAcaaatgtgttttttattttattttttttaaaaacaccaCAACAAGATTTTGTTGTGGATAATTTTTTATCCCATCAAAATAAGAATTGTGATTTCATTTTGATAAGGGGGTGTCGCAAAATATAACAACAAAATTACGATTCTGTTATGTTAGAGGTGAAAAAATACAACGAAATCATGATTTCGTTGTATACAAGGGAGAGGGAcgaaaattaattgataacaaaatcacaatttcattGGACGTTTTATTCAACGAAATCATGATTtcatgaaaatgatattttttggaaataaaaaatatctcaatCCCTGGATAGGGGCCAAGAGCAATTACCAAGGAGCCAATAATAACACCCTTCTTCAAAACACAAAAGGAGCGCATGTGATTTTAATGGGTTGTAGAAAGAAACACCTCACTTACACATGCAATAGTACTAAGTTTTGGCAACTCAGGATCAACTTGAACTAAtggttaattatatataaatgttgttttattttattttataataaatgattaaaagaaGACAACCGTAATTATGCATCAACTTGAACTAATTTATCATAGTACTTGcacatttataaattaaattattcatttaaaaaatataagaattaaattgtCAAAAAACCATAATACATAAGCTAAATAGACTATTTACTcacttgaaaaacaaaattaatcatatttattaatataaaattaaccaCGTGTGTCATTTAATAACTCCATGACACTACCAATCACTAAAGAAGTAAATATAACCACTATTAGATATTTCAATAATGTAATGACCCAAATATCAATAGTTACATATACAATTATGTTCACTTTTTAAATCggttataagataaaattaatttctcttcctatctatttaataatattacatttgtattatcctttcttgtgcttaatattattgcttgtgCCTTGATCACCCATctgcatggtaagttttaggggtaaTGTTGGGAAacgttattttctaatagaactggAAAATgttatctaaataaagtcatcactagggatatgttgatatttgtttagcctgttatacatttatacttttaatgcaatttactattttaactCTGCAAAGGAATTTGAgagataaaatagataaattaaactCTTTCATGTGGGgggagcaaagttagagtatactaATAGATGCAGATGTAAATTAGAAtgattataaatagaaaaaaatcattaacattacatcaaagagtagCTCTAGTAGGCTAAGTTCCCAACATTTTCATCTTCtgaattttcttttacaataatattggattttcacatcttttttgtctttaattagttaatttaaattcttgtttaatttctccTCTTGTTTGATTAAACTTTCTACCAATTTAAGTTCTTGTTTTTCTCATAACCTTTTCGTgtcaattttctttaacttcttttattaataaaatattcatctacctaaGTACAAATAAAGTTTCTGTAGATTTGACACTCGAATTTTCGTTTTAACTTTACACAAAACCTTCGATCTCTCCTTACCTTCCCCGCATTCCGCCATGCCATTGAGACACTCACCAAGAGTTTCCAGCACCGACGAGTCCTTCACGACCAAACCCTCCCACTCCATGGCCAAGTGCAGCAACACGACCTCCTCCCACGTGTACAATGTCTTGCAGAGCAGCTCCGAGGGGGCCCCAACTCCTTCCTTGCCAACCAACGAATTTGACGTCTTCACGACAGGGGACATGTTGATGACACGGTGAGAAACAGAGAGGGGAATGTGGGGGTTGCGAAGGAGGGAGAGTTGGCAGAGCTTGTTAAAGACGAAGTGGGAGTCGGAGTCGGAGGGGAAGCCAATTTGGAGGGTCTTGAGGTAATGGAATTGGGAGGGGGTGGGGAAGCCAGTTTGGAGGGTCTAGGATTTTGCCAACGCCGATGTTGGAGCCCCACATGAGGTAGATGGGGTGGAAGAGAAGGAGGGAGGGTGGGTGAGAGGTGGTGGAGCAAGATAGTTCGCACGATGGAGGCGGCGGGAGAAAAGGACAAAGGGGAAGTGGAACATGTCTATTGGCAAAGGAGAAGACGAGTAACCAAGTGGGAAAGGAGGAAGCCTTTGCTTTTGACCACCCTTCGCAGGATTGGGGCTTAGGGTTTTCATCAGTGAGGGAGACGATTGTTGAAGAATGTGAGTGGGTGTGAGTGAGAGAGATGCATGCCTTTTGAATAAGTCAGATGTATTTTCGAAGatgatttttcacaaaattgatGTAGTAATGCGttttcaaaaatgattttgagaaaattatctttgaaaagttacaattatttataaaaatgtcaccgcatttttttaaaatgatttttgtataACCATTGAGGTAGTAGATTAATGATCCAACCAGTataatttaaagactaaaaatttaattagccCCCTTTCCTTTATATTTAGAAGGTTCagataagtttttaaattttttaatgggtTAACCTTCTGTTCAAAAGGTAAAATGCACGCTTTGACATGTTCTCTTTTGCATTCACGTTGTTAGTCGTACTTGGAATAATAACTGCAAAAAGCATCCCTGTAATCTTCATTTTAGTCTTTGCTAATGTGTCCATGATTGGACAGTCATGGCAGATTAAATACATCACACATTTTCCAACGAAGTTAGTGGATCAGTGATGGAATCCAATTTTAAGGatttattaatcattttaattactcACATAATTTCAGGACCAAAAGTAAGATTTACTCATTAAAGTTTTGATAAATTACATACACATTTATAACATTACAAGGTTGTTCAAATCCacacttttgatttttctatcaataattataattccacatcaaagttataaaattatggTCATTGATTTAGTTGAGGTAATGAGTAGGTTAGTAATTAGTCTGATTTGAtttagtatatattaaaaattaaaaattatatatatatatatatatatatatataatataagtatataattaacattatttgattaaaaaaaattcactcatactttaaaatccaaaataacaattgaagtattaaaattgataacgcaagttcacaaataataattcaataacaCAATTGTACAAGTCACGAGTTTTAATA contains:
- the LOC114418509 gene encoding phospholipase D gamma 1-like — its product is MDNYGSSQHPYGYPNPYSYPPHDPYAQPPYPYPYPYPHPTNPPHNNNSNYPYPPPPPPPHSSSPYSSPINYSSYPPPPPPPPPPSTSSHGSFDYPMPQPPHTYPYPHRVPPEWSVTTGGGVSHSHASDSYNPPHSAAYPTLDDLMSNDRLSDNNNLPSAPPLTHSPPILYLDRRDEFYGYSSYSSSSLDQGDPSRLSDNNDDSVNSESLQIVPAQHKGSLRVLLLHGNLDIWVHGAKNLPNMDMFHKTLEDMIGRFPGTVASNKIEGTVSRKITSDPYVTISVSNAVIGRTFVISNSENPVWEQHFYVPVAHHAAEVHFVVKDSDVVGSQLIGVVAIPVEKIYSGQKVQGTYPILNSNGKPCKPGAVLMVSIQYIPMHTLIMYYQGVGAGPDYIGVPGTYFPLRKGGTVTLYQDAHVPDGCLPNVVLDNGVYYAHGKCWLDIFDAINRAKRLIYITGWSVWHKVRLVRDPGNPSKFTLGDILRSKSSEGVRVLLLIWDDPTSRSILGYKVDGVMATHDEETRRFFKHSSVHVLLCPRIAAKRHSWAKQKEVGTIYTHHQKTVIVDADAGNNQRKIVAFVGGLDLCDGRYDTPHHPLFRTLQTLHKDDYHNPTFTGNTGGCPREPWHDLHSKIDGPAAYDILKNFEERWLRAAKPKGIQKLRSSYDDALLKLDRIGDIISSSNAPSVGDDNPESWHVQIFRSIDSSSVKGFPKEPKDASSMNLVCGKNVLIDMSIHTAYVKAIRAAQHYIYIENQYFIGSSYNWSQHKDLGANNLIPMEIALKIAAKIRANERFAVYIVIPMWPEGVPTGAATQRILFWQHKTMQMMYETIYKALVEVGLETAFSPQDYLNFFCLGNREAIDMYENITVSGTPPPANSPQAFSRNNRRFMIYVHSKGMIVDDEYVILGSANINQRSMEGTRDTEIAMGAYQPHHTWARSQYHPRGQIHGYRMSLWAEHTGTIEDCFLQPESLECVSRIRTMGELNWKQFASNDVTEMTGHLLKYPVEVDRKGKVRSLPGHEEFPDVGGKIVGSFIAIQENLTI